The segment TCGAAGGCACACCGGCCGATCCGGCCACTGCCCCGCCCGCGCTTGTCTGTGGCGAAGGGTGGACGCCATGCGAGACGCTTTGTTGCGAACCGGGCTGGCGCTGTTGCGGCGTCTACTGCATACCCGACCAGGAAGACTCGTGTTGCAGTGACAGCGAGTGCTCCGTCTGCGAGATCTGCAGCCTGGATGGTGTTTGCTATCCCGTGTGCGATTACGCCGAGCTGGAGTGCTGCGTCGATGAAAAGACCGGATACTTCACCTGCGCCGAATGCTGCCGCGACGATCCGAGTTGTGAGCCCGTCATCGACTGTGAGTTCTGTCACAGCATCAATCAAGAGTGCTGTGTCGATGACAAGCACCGGGTCACGTGCGGATACTGTTGTGACGACAGTGACTGCGCCAAGTGGGGTTCGTGCCATACCTGCTACGGCGGGTACTGCCTGAGCTGCTTCGATCAGACCGATGGCACTGCGCCGATCTGCGCGATCGATTCCTGCGGCCACTCCGTTGCCGCTGGCAGCGACTCGAGCAGTTATTGCGTGCAATGCTGCGAGGACTACCAATGCCCGCCATGCCATCGCTGCAACGGCGGTTGGTGCGAATACGCCTGTGGCGGGGACGAGCAATGCTGCACCCTCGAGGAGATCGGGCCGGCCGGAGTGATCAACGGCGGCTATTGCGCGCAATGCTGCAGTTATGAAGACTGCGGCGACTGCGAAGACTGCTACGACGGCCACTGCCGGTACCGGTGCGACAAAGGCGAGACTTGCTGCCACGGCGAGTACTGCGCGTACGAGCATGAGGGTTGCTGCGGGGTCCTGGGTGACTGGTGCAACGATGTCCTGCCGTCCGATAACCTGAACGGCTACTGCTGCGACGGGCTCGTCTGCTGCTACGACGAGAAATCCAAGAGCGGCTCTTGCGCCGAATGCTGCGGTGACTGGGACTGCGACGGCGGGTACTGCTGCGGCGGCGTCTGCCATCGAGAGTGCTGCGATGACAAGGACTGCGACGGCGGGTACTGCACTGACGACGGCTACTGCTTCCAATGCCGCGACAACTACGACTGCGGCAAGGGCGAAATCTGCTGTGATAACTACTGCGTCAGCGGGTACGAGTGCTGCTATTACGACTTACCCGATCCGGTCAACTGCGGCGACTGCGGGACCTGCTTCGAGTTCTCGTGCCGGCCGACCGGCGTCGAGCTCTACGGCGCCTGCTTCCCCATGGAAGTCGCCGCAGCAGACGACAGCACCCCGCAGCTCAACTGCTGCGACGGCCTGGTCTGTTGCGATAGCCACAAGTACGGTCTGGTCTGTCTCGAGTGTTGCGCCGATGCGGATTGCGCGGATGGCTGCTACTGCGACGACGGATTCTGCTCGTGCCCGTGCTGGAGCGACAAGGACTGCGCCGACGGCACGTGCTGCTGCAAGAACGGATCGTGCTCGGCGGACTGCTGTCCGACACCGAAGCCGCCGAAGCCACCTGCGCCACCCAAGCCAAGCTCGGGACCAGTCACCACGTTGCCAGCTACGGGCAGTGGCGACTCGCAGAAGGGAAGCGGTTGGTTTGGCGCTGCCGCGCTGGGCGCCGCAGCCGCCTTCTGGGCCAGCCGGAAGTTGAGAGAAGATCAAACGTCCGAGGCGCCCACTCCCGAGGAGTAGACCGCCAAAGGGTCGAGAGGAACATCATTCAGGAAACGGCCGCCCGATCGGGCGGCCGTTTCAGTGTGTTCGAGATCGGCGCTGCGCTCCCCCTACTCCGTGGGAAAGCGGCCCGCATCGACATCGTCGATGAAGTCGATCAGACCGTCCCGGTAGGTCTCGTAGTCGTCATACATGGCCAGATGGCTGCCAGTTGGGCAAGAGAGAAAGCGTCCGTTGGGTAACGTTTCGGCCATCCATCGCATGTGGGCGGGATCCATCGTGTCGTACTGGGCGCCGATGACGAGCGTTGGCGTCTCGATCGTCGGGAGATCGCCGGTGCGGTCCCAATCGAGCAGCTTGCCGCCCAGGCCGAGTTCGCTCGGTCCCTGCATAGGGATGTAGATCTTGGGATTGATATGCCCGAGACCGCGATTGACCGGGTCGGGCCATTCCTCCGCCGGCATGCGCAAGACATGATGGACGTAGTGGTGCTCCATCAGGAGCTCCATGAAACGCGGATTCTCGTAATCCTCCGCGGCTTCGAACGCTTTGATCTCGGCCAGCGCGTCCTGATCCATAGCCGGCATCAAGACCTCATGCGCATAGGTGTTGTAGGCCGATCCACTGGCCATCATGTTGGAGATGATGAGGCCCTTGATGTGCTCCTGGTGGGCGAGCGCGTACTCCATCGCCAGCACCCCGCCCCAGGACGAGCCCAGCAGATAGAAATTGTCCTTGTCGAGTCCGAGCGCCTGGCGAACCTGTTCCACTTCGTCGACGAAGCGGTCGATCTCCCACAGGTCAGGATCGTCCGGCTGGTCGCTATAGAAGGACCCGAGCTGATCGTAGTAGTAGTACTCGATACTCGCGGCGGGGAGATAGCTATCGAAGACCTCGAAGTACTCATGGGTCGAACCGGGGCCGCCATGCAGCAGCAGGAGCTTCTTGGTGGGATTGTTCCCGACGCGCTTGGTCCAGACCTTGAACTCCCCTTTCGGGGTGTCGATGGGAATCATCTTGACCCCACCGGAGAGGAGATCGTCTCGGCCGGTATTGTCGAGATAGGCGTTCGTTGTCATGGAGTCTCCTGCTTGGGAAGTCATTCGCGTCACAACTTGGCGGTCTCAGAATCGAGCGCCGATCCATGGTACTGCGAAGCGCCTGATCGAGTAACGGCTCACCATCGTGCCGCAACACCCCTCCGGGCATGCCCTGGGAACGTGCTAGCCTACCGGATCGAATCCGGTTCCCACAGGCTCGGCCGCTCGTCTTCCCTGGGCGACCTGCGGAAGAATGGAGGATCACAGCCAATGGACCACACCACGAACCGGCGAACGTTGCTGCGTGCCGGAAGCGTCGCTATCGGAGCGGTTGCCGCGCACACGACCGGTTTTGGATCGTTCGCGCAAGGAACGCCCCTGCCCGAAGCGCTGGTCTACCCATCCGATCCGCGCTACGCGGATCTGCGGCATGGCTTCAATCTCCGCTGGGTGGGATCGCCCGCCTATATCGCGCTGTGCAGCACAACCCCCGAGGTCCAGCAGGTCGTTCAGGATGCGGTCGACAAACAGTTGCGCATCACCGTCCGCAGCGGTGGGCATTGCTACGAGGATTTCGCAGTTGGCAACAACGGCGGAGTGATCGTCGATATGTCGCAGATGAACGGGGTGACGAAGGATGCGTCTGGCCGATACGTGATCGATGCCGGCGCGCGGCTCATGGATGTCTACACCACGCTCGCTCAACAGTACGGCGTCACGATTCCGGGTGGAACCTGCGGCACGGTCGGCGCCGGCGGCCACATCTCCGGTGGCGGGTATGGGCTACTTTCGCGGTTGTACGGGTTGACCGTCGACTATCTCGACGCGGTGGAAATCGTGTACGTCACCGCCGAAGGACGCGCCGAAACGATCGTTGCCAGCAAGAACTCCTCCGACCCGGACGAGCAGGATCTGCTCTGGGGTCACACCGGCGGTGGCGGCGGGAACTTCGGGATCGTGACCCGCTTCCTCATGCGCGATCTACCGCCCGCGCCCGAACAGGCGCATATCTTCTTCCACGCCTTCGACTGGCCGGCCCTCGGCGAAACGGGGTTCCGCACGCTGGTGCAAAACTACGGCAACTTCATGGCCGAGAACAGCGGCGTGGACAGCCCGTTCAAGGGTCTCTTCCCCGGACTCGCGGTTCCGCAAGCCGGCGGGCAGATCGGACTCTTCGGACAATACGTTGGCGACCAACCCGACCTGCTGGATCAGTATGCGCAGGCGGTCGAAGCCGGGTTGCCGGCGCCGAGCGCGAATTCCGGCGTGCGGGCGCTTCCCCATCTTCTCGCGCAGTCGTCGGACTTCTCCACCCTCCCTTGGCTCGAAGCAACCAGGAACTCGAGCGGCAGCGGACCGGAGCAGCGCGGGAAATACAAATCGTCCTACATGATCGAACCGTTCCCGGACGCGCAGATCGACGTCATGCTCGAGTACTTCTTGCATTCGAACTTTTCCAGTCCCCAGGCGGTCCTGGGAATCGACGGCTATGGCTGCCAGATCAACGCGGTCGATCCCGCGGCGACCGCCGTGCCGCAACGTTCGTCGATCCTCAAGCTGCAGTTCCAGACATACTGGACCGATCCCGCTGATGACGATGCCAATCTGGAGTGGATTCGGTCGTTCTATACCGCGATGTACGGCGAACAGGGCCCGATGCCGGATGCAGTCATGGACGGCTGTTATGTGAACTACCCCGATGTCGACCTGGTCGACTGGCCAACCCTCTATTACAAGGACAACTATCCCCGGCTTCAACGGGTCAAGGCCCGCTGGGACCCCCTGAACATCTTCAACTACGCACAGTCGATCGAGTTGCCCAGCGCCGCGCCTGCGAGCTGACCGGCTGTTCTCATGCTCTCGGACCAGCTCTGGCGGCCCCTCGGCCTGCGTACGTACGCGCGGGTTGTGACTCTCAGGCCGTTGACGAAGCGCAGCAAATCGGGTAAAGAAGAAGCACCAGCGGTCCCGCTGTCCGTCTCCGCACAAACCGATATGCCTTCGCAAAAGGGGGGAAACGATGCGAAGACTCCTGCTCGCCCTGGCGCTCATGTGCGCGCTCGGCGTGTCGCTCACCGGGATGCAATCGGCTGCGGCCGAGGACGCGTCCACAGGCCCGATCGTGATCACGGTGCATCTGGCCAATTGCCCGATCGATGACGTGAATTCCGATCTCGGGCTCTACGAGGCTTGTCATGGCAACGCGCTTGCCGGCGAAAGCTTGTCGCTGAGCAGTCAGCAAACTGAGCCGCTTGCCTTTGCTACTGACGATGCCGGCGTCGGCGTTGCGGAGGTCGATCTGGACTCGATCGACCAGGTGATTCTGTCGGCCGATCCGGAATTGAACGGCGCGACCGCAGGTTATGCCTATTGCTCCGACCAGACCGATGGCTCGGTGCTCTTCGACAGCCCGCTGGTGGCGGGTGACGCGATTCCACTGTTCACGGTGAATGCCGGTCAGCAGATCGTGTGCGACTGGTACGTCTACTCCGCGGGGTAGACCGTTGCAGGTGTTCTGGCAACGTGAATTCTGCTGGTCATGGGATGACACGTCCTTTGTTCTCGACGTCGGAGCAGCCAGGTGAAGGACCTCGAAAGCGTTCCGGGAGCCTGAGCTCGCGATCCCGAATCCACACGGCACATGCGGCGCGAGTCGATCGGCTCGCGCCGCGTGCTGTGCAGAGCGCAGTGACAGTCGACAGCCGAGCAGGTCATGAGTCCATCTCATCAACCGGCGATGCGCGGACGTCTGGGCAGGAGTAGGATGGGGACCGCAGCCGAGACTGGTTTCGGCGGAGGTTTCCATGGTCGTTGCTCAATCTACCCAACACATGGGCAACATGGCTGGTGGCAGGGATGCGCGGAGCTGGACGAGCCGGGCTACGACCCGTTCGGCCCGGAAGGCGCGAACCTGAACCTGATCGTGAGCAGCGACGCCGCCGATCCGGTGAGCGGCT is part of the Thermomicrobiales bacterium genome and harbors:
- a CDS encoding proline iminopeptidase-family hydrolase; the protein is MTTNAYLDNTGRDDLLSGGVKMIPIDTPKGEFKVWTKRVGNNPTKKLLLLHGGPGSTHEYFEVFDSYLPAASIEYYYYDQLGSFYSDQPDDPDLWEIDRFVDEVEQVRQALGLDKDNFYLLGSSWGGVLAMEYALAHQEHIKGLIISNMMASGSAYNTYAHEVLMPAMDQDALAEIKAFEAAEDYENPRFMELLMEHHYVHHVLRMPAEEWPDPVNRGLGHINPKIYIPMQGPSELGLGGKLLDWDRTGDLPTIETPTLVIGAQYDTMDPAHMRWMAETLPNGRFLSCPTGSHLAMYDDYETYRDGLIDFIDDVDAGRFPTE
- a CDS encoding LPXTG cell wall anchor domain-containing protein, whose amino-acid sequence is MDDRRFDLLARSLAAGASRRLVLKGLLGGLIGGVALGGAGKTFAQDEEPPIEEAPPSQEPVVEEIPPAEQPVVEGEPPPAEAPPAEPPPTEAPPAETPPAEVPPAQDPPAEPAVVEGTPADPATAPPALVCGEGWTPCETLCCEPGWRCCGVYCIPDQEDSCCSDSECSVCEICSLDGVCYPVCDYAELECCVDEKTGYFTCAECCRDDPSCEPVIDCEFCHSINQECCVDDKHRVTCGYCCDDSDCAKWGSCHTCYGGYCLSCFDQTDGTAPICAIDSCGHSVAAGSDSSSYCVQCCEDYQCPPCHRCNGGWCEYACGGDEQCCTLEEIGPAGVINGGYCAQCCSYEDCGDCEDCYDGHCRYRCDKGETCCHGEYCAYEHEGCCGVLGDWCNDVLPSDNLNGYCCDGLVCCYDEKSKSGSCAECCGDWDCDGGYCCGGVCHRECCDDKDCDGGYCTDDGYCFQCRDNYDCGKGEICCDNYCVSGYECCYYDLPDPVNCGDCGTCFEFSCRPTGVELYGACFPMEVAAADDSTPQLNCCDGLVCCDSHKYGLVCLECCADADCADGCYCDDGFCSCPCWSDKDCADGTCCCKNGSCSADCCPTPKPPKPPAPPKPSSGPVTTLPATGSGDSQKGSGWFGAAALGAAAAFWASRKLREDQTSEAPTPEE
- a CDS encoding FAD-binding oxidoreductase translates to MDHTTNRRTLLRAGSVAIGAVAAHTTGFGSFAQGTPLPEALVYPSDPRYADLRHGFNLRWVGSPAYIALCSTTPEVQQVVQDAVDKQLRITVRSGGHCYEDFAVGNNGGVIVDMSQMNGVTKDASGRYVIDAGARLMDVYTTLAQQYGVTIPGGTCGTVGAGGHISGGGYGLLSRLYGLTVDYLDAVEIVYVTAEGRAETIVASKNSSDPDEQDLLWGHTGGGGGNFGIVTRFLMRDLPPAPEQAHIFFHAFDWPALGETGFRTLVQNYGNFMAENSGVDSPFKGLFPGLAVPQAGGQIGLFGQYVGDQPDLLDQYAQAVEAGLPAPSANSGVRALPHLLAQSSDFSTLPWLEATRNSSGSGPEQRGKYKSSYMIEPFPDAQIDVMLEYFLHSNFSSPQAVLGIDGYGCQINAVDPAATAVPQRSSILKLQFQTYWTDPADDDANLEWIRSFYTAMYGEQGPMPDAVMDGCYVNYPDVDLVDWPTLYYKDNYPRLQRVKARWDPLNIFNYAQSIELPSAAPAS